In the genome of Myxococcus stipitatus, one region contains:
- a CDS encoding class I SAM-dependent methyltransferase, whose translation MTRYQCVEVENTAARVALWRALHVQVDAKPPVFVDETGLALVAPEEGWQSRPDMSPFTRPFRASIVARARFVEDLVEDQARRGVSQYVILGAGLDTFAQRKPELASRMQVFEVDQPGPQEWKRQRLQALGFGVPPYLKLIPVDFEAGDNWWERLLSAGFDASKPAVVASTGVSMYLTKDTIAATLRQVAALAPGSTLAMTFMLPIELADPELRPGIQRAAEGARASGTPFISFFTPGEMLDLARQSEFRDVLHVSAADLAERYFAGRSDGLRPPNNAEEFLLATT comes from the coding sequence ATGACCAGGTATCAATGTGTCGAAGTGGAGAACACGGCGGCGCGCGTGGCGCTGTGGCGAGCCCTGCACGTCCAGGTCGATGCGAAGCCGCCTGTGTTCGTGGACGAGACGGGCCTCGCGCTCGTGGCGCCGGAAGAGGGGTGGCAGTCGCGTCCGGACATGAGCCCGTTCACGCGCCCCTTCCGCGCATCCATCGTGGCGCGCGCACGTTTCGTCGAGGACCTGGTCGAGGACCAGGCCAGGCGCGGCGTCTCGCAGTACGTCATCCTGGGGGCGGGCCTGGACACCTTCGCACAGCGCAAGCCGGAGCTTGCCTCGCGCATGCAGGTCTTCGAGGTCGACCAGCCGGGTCCCCAGGAGTGGAAGCGCCAGCGCCTCCAGGCGCTCGGCTTCGGTGTCCCGCCCTACCTGAAGCTCATTCCGGTGGACTTCGAGGCGGGAGACAACTGGTGGGAGCGGCTCCTGAGCGCGGGGTTCGATGCCTCCAAGCCAGCGGTCGTGGCCTCCACGGGCGTCAGCATGTACCTCACGAAGGACACCATCGCGGCGACGCTGCGGCAGGTCGCGGCGCTCGCGCCAGGGTCGACGCTCGCGATGACGTTCATGCTGCCCATCGAGCTGGCGGACCCCGAGCTGCGCCCCGGGATTCAGCGCGCCGCGGAAGGGGCGCGAGCAAGCGGCACGCCCTTCATCAGCTTCTTCACGCCCGGGGAGATGCTCGACCTCGCGCGCCAGTCCGAGTTTCGTGACGTCTTGCACGTGTCCGCCGCGGACCTGGCGGAGCGCTACTTCGCGGGACGGAGCGACGGCCTCCGTCCGCCGAACAACGCCGAGGAGTTCCTCCTCGCGACGACGTAG
- a CDS encoding Ig-like domain-containing protein, producing the protein MGCSQPEVPATPPVTTLPTEAPGSEAPFDVGAVIRQVHFSWRADSEGFGGGHSTYSVRAGREGLSLTPYHHGARGVADVQTPGAAEKARSLDVVQKGAPLLLGTPRLTRGGRSLTDTRAATGTVQSDGHLALARGGVTEHLRNSEEGVEQSWTFEKAPVGSGALLVEIEASGLAFVDTSPGGLHFADAATGLGVRYGHATWVDASGRRTSLAARFHEGRIQLRVPDALLKDSAYPAVLDPVIAPEMGMGQPVLGPQVSGQSSPVASAVGSTWLVVWKDMWASYSGQITAARVSSDGTLLDPTGIAVRTNGSERGGLQVSGSSSDWLIVWHSANADIQGARVSSEGVVLDSSDIPLVVTSAYEYRPSVASSGSGWFLVWEARSSTSSTAAIRGLRLSSTAQPLGNPISVNLSGIWTINPRVSFNGSRYLVVWQALESTAGSTYDIRGARVSTDGVVLDSSPLSICTATGNQREVTLAASGSSWLVAWTDDRDGTSRAAIYASVVSDSGTMSVTNGQVLASSLGTATLASVASMPWGEWFLVWQDAATNWPDIIGTRVGFDGRALGSRIVLANDARSETTPWVASAAGGGTVLVVWEAAGKSQDIHGARVSSRGVKLDPAGVLLSKATNRQYVPAVAHDGTHYLVVWRDTREGEMDIYGTRVTNQGGVLDGGGLALGTGRGIQDAPTVSAGASGWLVAWEDFQDDSLPRTIRGVRVSQEGLVQFGFGINALSGNRFTPALSFDGEDWYMVWADGRDKLSGQGWDIYGAKISSKGSVTPATGTLLTPGVDREQFMPAISFNGTEHLVVWREYVRYSSTNYDIMGTRITRAGVAQPLGGFVISSAPGEQSMPVVASAGTDWFVAWQDGIPATGLRGTRVSSTGAVLDPSGLSLVSTTDSKENLAMASDGRSHFLVWQEQSSTGNVDIRGMRVRTDGSVLDAPFSLASAAESEVAPAVAAHGTSEFLVLYQRLGVASTPTAERVVARKVLFNRPPVAAPLTRTTSEDMSVSVTLTATDADGEAMTYSVATPPVSGTLSGTPPNLTYIPHADFHGEDRFTYRATDASGESSAETQVVITVTPVADAPVGIPVEDVTGVEDSPVELPPLSGSDPDGDVLSVEVETQPSWGVLEGEARALRYVPAPDFHGEDGFTFIIRDSTGLASAPVRVRILVAPVNDAPVAQGQSASLDQDTGVDLVLSGGDVDGDVLTFQVDRAPAHGTLSGVAPNLRYVPAARYHGDDDFTFRVHDGQAWSSPAVVRLDVRFVNSAPVAKGQAVSLAEDASAQVVLAGQDVDGDALTFELVGSPAHGDLSGTPPALTYTPVADFHGEDRFTFIARDSSGATSSPATVVLTVTDVNDAPMARDASASTDEDVALALTLDARDIDGDALTFEVEAAPAHGTLSGAPPELTYTPEQDFHGEDSFTFTVSDGTESSSATVSLTVRPVNDAPVAVAQERVLEPVATTLTLEGSDVEGDSLTFAIHAPPEHGTLEGTPPEVIFLPEEGFRGTTSFSFTVSDGLLSSEPATVTLRVGNTAPVVAFNAVAPEVAEGEPISFEATAADANGDVLTFHWDFGDGETSDEVHPVHKYANEGRYEVVLSVSDGLATVTLSRMQAVRNAAPELVPLDVPARAEEGRALGFLARARDPGPNDTLTLTWDFGDGSAPVTGAEVSHTYADDGTYTVKVTAIDDAGAFVQEVREVQVANLPPVPVAVPASTLQGGDVLTLQLAAMDAAGAKDPLTWTLVEGPGAVTAEGLYSWPTEATTDGHFPVRVRVSDDEGGAADLVLDVRVTARSSGSTSPRGGGAGGGCASGPGNLALPAAVLGLLSLLAARRRGR; encoded by the coding sequence GTGGGGTGCTCCCAGCCCGAGGTACCGGCGACACCTCCCGTCACGACGCTCCCGACGGAGGCCCCCGGGAGCGAGGCTCCGTTCGATGTGGGGGCCGTCATCCGGCAGGTCCACTTCTCCTGGCGCGCCGACTCGGAAGGTTTCGGGGGCGGGCACTCGACCTATTCCGTCCGCGCGGGCCGTGAGGGGCTGTCGCTCACGCCCTACCACCATGGCGCTCGAGGCGTGGCGGACGTCCAGACTCCAGGGGCGGCCGAAAAGGCACGCTCACTCGACGTGGTCCAGAAGGGGGCGCCCTTGCTCTTGGGGACGCCTCGGTTGACCCGAGGAGGTCGGAGCCTGACGGACACACGCGCCGCCACCGGCACGGTGCAGTCCGATGGCCACCTGGCGCTCGCGCGTGGAGGTGTCACTGAGCACTTGCGCAACAGCGAGGAAGGCGTCGAGCAGTCCTGGACCTTCGAGAAGGCCCCCGTGGGTTCGGGTGCGCTGCTGGTGGAAATCGAAGCGAGTGGCCTGGCGTTCGTGGACACCTCTCCAGGCGGGCTGCACTTCGCGGACGCGGCGACGGGTCTGGGCGTCCGGTATGGCCACGCCACGTGGGTGGATGCGAGCGGGCGACGCACCTCCCTGGCGGCGCGCTTCCATGAGGGACGAATCCAGCTCCGCGTTCCCGATGCGCTGCTGAAGGACTCCGCATATCCCGCGGTGCTGGACCCCGTCATCGCCCCGGAGATGGGCATGGGGCAGCCAGTGCTCGGCCCCCAGGTCTCGGGCCAGTCCTCTCCCGTGGCGTCGGCTGTGGGGAGCACCTGGCTCGTGGTCTGGAAGGACATGTGGGCCAGTTACTCCGGGCAGATTACGGCTGCGCGGGTCTCCAGCGACGGGACGCTCTTGGACCCCACGGGCATCGCCGTGCGGACGAACGGTTCCGAGCGCGGCGGGCTCCAGGTCTCTGGCTCGTCGTCCGACTGGCTCATCGTGTGGCACAGCGCCAATGCAGACATCCAGGGCGCTCGTGTGTCCTCGGAGGGAGTGGTGTTGGACTCGAGCGACATCCCCCTCGTCGTGACATCGGCTTATGAATACAGGCCCTCGGTGGCCTCGTCTGGCTCGGGGTGGTTCCTGGTCTGGGAGGCGAGGTCGAGTACATCGTCGACCGCGGCCATCCGAGGGCTTCGCCTGTCATCCACGGCTCAGCCGCTGGGCAATCCCATCTCGGTGAACCTCTCGGGAATCTGGACGATCAACCCGCGCGTCTCATTCAATGGCTCGCGCTACCTTGTCGTCTGGCAGGCCCTCGAGTCGACCGCAGGGTCGACCTACGACATCCGAGGGGCTCGCGTCTCGACCGACGGCGTGGTGTTGGACTCCTCCCCCTTGAGCATTTGCACTGCGACGGGAAACCAGCGTGAGGTGACGCTGGCGGCCAGTGGCTCTTCGTGGTTGGTGGCCTGGACGGATGACCGTGATGGCACCAGCCGCGCGGCCATCTATGCGAGCGTCGTGTCGGACTCCGGAACGATGTCCGTGACGAATGGCCAGGTGTTGGCGTCGTCGTTGGGTACGGCGACGCTTGCCTCCGTGGCGAGCATGCCCTGGGGGGAGTGGTTTCTCGTCTGGCAGGATGCCGCGACGAACTGGCCGGACATCATCGGAACCCGAGTGGGGTTCGATGGGCGGGCGCTAGGCAGCCGCATTGTCCTGGCCAACGACGCGCGCTCAGAGACCACGCCGTGGGTCGCCTCGGCGGCGGGTGGGGGCACCGTGCTGGTGGTCTGGGAGGCGGCTGGCAAGTCGCAGGACATCCACGGGGCACGGGTCTCCTCGCGGGGCGTGAAGCTGGATCCCGCGGGGGTACTCCTGAGTAAGGCGACGAATCGCCAGTACGTGCCCGCGGTGGCCCACGATGGCACGCACTACCTTGTTGTCTGGCGGGACACGCGAGAGGGCGAGATGGACATCTATGGCACGCGCGTGACGAATCAGGGGGGCGTGCTGGACGGTGGTGGGCTCGCGCTCGGCACGGGAAGAGGCATCCAGGACGCGCCGACTGTCTCCGCGGGTGCTTCGGGGTGGCTCGTTGCCTGGGAGGACTTTCAGGATGACTCGCTCCCGAGGACCATCCGCGGCGTGCGGGTGAGCCAGGAGGGGCTGGTCCAGTTCGGATTCGGCATCAATGCCCTCTCCGGAAACAGGTTCACTCCCGCGCTGTCTTTCGATGGAGAGGATTGGTACATGGTTTGGGCCGATGGCCGCGACAAGTTGAGCGGTCAGGGCTGGGACATCTACGGCGCGAAGATTTCGTCGAAGGGAAGCGTCACTCCCGCGACAGGCACCCTGTTGACGCCTGGGGTGGACCGCGAGCAGTTCATGCCCGCGATCTCCTTCAACGGCACGGAGCACCTCGTCGTCTGGCGGGAGTACGTGCGCTACTCCTCCACGAACTACGACATCATGGGCACGCGCATCACCCGCGCGGGTGTCGCGCAGCCCCTGGGCGGGTTCGTCATCTCCAGTGCTCCGGGGGAGCAGTCCATGCCGGTGGTCGCATCGGCGGGGACGGACTGGTTCGTCGCATGGCAGGACGGAATCCCGGCGACGGGCCTGCGAGGGACGCGAGTGTCCTCCACGGGAGCGGTGCTGGACCCGTCGGGGCTGTCGCTCGTCAGCACGACGGACTCGAAGGAGAACCTCGCGATGGCTTCGGATGGACGGAGCCACTTCCTGGTCTGGCAGGAGCAGTCCTCGACGGGGAATGTCGACATCCGAGGGATGCGGGTCCGGACGGATGGGTCCGTGCTCGACGCGCCCTTCTCGCTGGCCTCGGCCGCGGAGAGCGAGGTGGCTCCGGCCGTCGCCGCGCATGGGACCTCCGAGTTCCTCGTGCTGTATCAGCGCCTGGGTGTCGCGAGCACGCCGACGGCCGAGCGGGTCGTCGCGCGCAAGGTCCTCTTCAACCGCCCTCCCGTGGCCGCGCCACTCACGCGCACCACCTCCGAAGACATGTCTGTTTCCGTGACGTTGACGGCGACGGACGCGGACGGGGAGGCGATGACCTATTCCGTCGCGACGCCCCCCGTGTCCGGCACGCTCTCCGGCACGCCGCCGAATCTCACGTACATCCCCCACGCGGACTTCCACGGCGAGGACCGGTTCACCTATCGCGCCACGGATGCCTCGGGGGAGAGCTCGGCGGAGACCCAGGTGGTCATCACGGTGACGCCGGTGGCGGACGCGCCGGTGGGGATTCCCGTCGAGGATGTGACGGGCGTCGAGGACTCCCCGGTGGAGCTGCCGCCGCTCTCGGGCAGCGACCCCGATGGTGACGTCCTCTCCGTCGAGGTGGAGACGCAGCCCTCATGGGGTGTGCTGGAGGGAGAGGCCCGTGCCCTGCGCTACGTGCCCGCTCCGGACTTCCATGGGGAGGATGGCTTCACGTTCATCATCCGGGACTCGACGGGGTTGGCGTCGGCGCCGGTTCGCGTGCGCATCCTCGTGGCGCCCGTGAACGATGCCCCCGTGGCCCAGGGGCAGAGCGCATCCCTGGACCAGGACACCGGCGTGGACCTGGTGCTGTCCGGTGGGGATGTGGATGGGGATGTGCTGACGTTCCAGGTCGACCGGGCTCCGGCTCACGGGACGTTGAGCGGTGTCGCGCCGAACCTGCGCTATGTGCCCGCGGCGCGGTATCACGGCGACGATGACTTCACCTTCAGGGTCCATGATGGGCAGGCGTGGTCCAGTCCCGCGGTGGTGCGTCTGGACGTGAGGTTCGTGAACTCCGCGCCGGTGGCGAAGGGGCAGGCGGTCTCGTTGGCGGAGGATGCGTCGGCGCAGGTGGTGCTCGCGGGGCAGGACGTGGATGGAGACGCGCTGACCTTCGAGCTGGTGGGCTCACCCGCTCACGGTGACTTGAGCGGCACTCCGCCCGCGCTCACGTACACCCCCGTCGCGGACTTCCACGGAGAGGACCGCTTCACGTTCATCGCCAGGGACTCGTCGGGTGCGACCTCGTCTCCCGCGACCGTGGTCCTCACGGTGACGGATGTGAACGATGCCCCCATGGCTCGGGATGCATCGGCCTCGACGGACGAGGACGTGGCGCTGGCTCTCACCCTCGATGCACGGGACATCGACGGTGATGCGCTGACGTTCGAGGTCGAGGCGGCTCCCGCGCACGGCACGCTGAGTGGTGCGCCGCCGGAGCTGACCTACACGCCGGAGCAGGACTTCCACGGTGAGGACTCGTTCACCTTCACGGTGTCCGACGGCACGGAGTCCTCCTCCGCCACGGTGTCCCTCACGGTGCGGCCGGTGAATGACGCACCTGTCGCCGTGGCGCAGGAACGCGTGCTCGAGCCCGTGGCCACGACGCTGACGCTCGAGGGCTCGGATGTGGAGGGGGACTCGCTCACCTTCGCCATCCACGCTCCGCCCGAGCATGGAACGCTCGAAGGCACTCCGCCCGAGGTCATCTTCCTTCCCGAGGAAGGGTTCCGCGGGACGACGTCCTTCTCCTTCACTGTCTCGGATGGCCTGCTGAGCTCGGAGCCCGCGACGGTGACGCTGCGCGTGGGCAACACCGCCCCCGTGGTGGCGTTCAATGCGGTGGCGCCGGAGGTGGCGGAGGGGGAGCCCATCTCATTCGAGGCGACGGCCGCTGACGCGAACGGGGATGTGCTGACGTTCCACTGGGACTTCGGAGACGGCGAGACGTCGGACGAGGTCCACCCCGTGCACAAATATGCCAACGAGGGACGCTACGAGGTGGTGCTGAGTGTCTCGGATGGACTCGCCACGGTGACACTGTCTCGGATGCAGGCTGTCCGCAACGCGGCGCCGGAGCTGGTGCCGCTGGATGTCCCCGCTCGCGCCGAAGAGGGCAGGGCGTTGGGTTTCCTCGCGCGAGCCCGGGACCCTGGGCCGAACGACACGCTCACCCTGACGTGGGACTTCGGGGATGGCAGTGCGCCTGTGACGGGAGCAGAGGTCTCGCACACCTACGCGGACGATGGGACGTACACGGTGAAGGTCACGGCCATCGACGACGCGGGCGCCTTCGTGCAGGAGGTGCGCGAGGTCCAGGTCGCGAACCTGCCGCCGGTGCCGGTGGCGGTCCCCGCCAGCACGCTCCAGGGAGGAGACGTGCTCACGCTGCAACTGGCGGCCATGGACGCGGCCGGAGCGAAGGACCCGTTGACCTGGACCCTCGTGGAAGGGCCCGGCGCGGTGACAGCGGAGGGGCTCTACTCCTGGCCCACGGAGGCGACGACGGACGGCCACTTCCCGGTGCGAGTCCGGGTATCGGACGACGAGGGCGGCGCGGCCGACCTGGTGCTCGACGTGCGCGTCACCGCGCGGTCGTCGGGGTCCACCTCGCCGCGAGGTGGCGGTGCTGGCGGTGGCTGCGCGTCCGGCCCCGGGAACCTGGCGCTCCCCGCCGCGGTGCTGGGCCTGCTGTCCCTGCTGGCGGCTCGTCGGCGCGGGCGCTAA
- a CDS encoding DUF3060 domain-containing protein, producing MTATAQDDDEAASVQVGKDGSVRVKAPGATIETHGGSARVRTGGGVDIEADGASARDEDRDDADTTSRRGGSLELVDTGSTVTHDCGDGGTVEIVGSNNKVTLTGTCEAVEVTGSNNTVTVHTVRRIETTGSVNSVTWKHGPERGKKPRVSNTGSKNRIAQAR from the coding sequence ATGACAGCCACGGCTCAGGATGACGATGAGGCCGCGTCGGTCCAGGTCGGCAAGGACGGCAGCGTCAGGGTGAAGGCGCCGGGCGCCACCATCGAGACGCACGGGGGTTCGGCGCGAGTCCGCACGGGCGGCGGCGTCGACATCGAGGCCGATGGCGCCTCGGCGCGTGACGAGGACCGCGACGACGCGGACACGACGTCGCGGCGCGGAGGGTCGCTCGAGCTGGTGGACACCGGCAGCACCGTGACGCACGACTGCGGGGACGGTGGCACGGTGGAGATCGTCGGCTCCAACAACAAGGTCACCCTGACGGGCACCTGCGAGGCGGTCGAGGTCACCGGAAGCAACAACACGGTCACGGTCCACACCGTCCGCCGCATCGAGACGACCGGCAGCGTCAACAGCGTCACCTGGAAGCACGGCCCGGAGAGGGGCAAGAAGCCGCGCGTCAGCAACACCGGCAGCAAGAACCGCATCGCCCAGGCTCGCTGA
- a CDS encoding NAD(P)H-dependent oxidoreductase produces MNVLIVYAHPEPRSLNGSLKDLAVSHLTSLGHEVRVSDLYAMNWKATADARDFLKHPEGERLAYARASKHAFAGGTQSADVAAEQEKLLWADAVIFQFPMWWFSMPAILKGWVDRVFAYGFAYGVGAHGGERWGDRYGEGTLTGRRALLSVTIGGRPPHYTDRGVNGALDDLLFPIQHGIIYYPGMEALPPFSVYMSDRLTLEQWPAVAADYQARLEGLFTDAPIPFRRQNGGHYDTQQVLKPGLAAGTAGTRIHLLQPGEPEQAPRTAPRDISRGL; encoded by the coding sequence ATGAACGTCTTGATTGTCTACGCCCACCCCGAGCCCCGTTCGCTCAACGGTTCGCTGAAGGACCTGGCGGTGAGCCACCTCACCTCGCTGGGGCACGAGGTTCGCGTCTCGGACCTGTACGCCATGAACTGGAAGGCCACGGCCGACGCGCGCGACTTCCTGAAGCATCCCGAGGGGGAGCGGCTGGCGTACGCCCGGGCCTCCAAGCACGCCTTCGCGGGGGGCACGCAGAGCGCGGACGTGGCGGCGGAGCAGGAGAAGCTGCTCTGGGCCGACGCCGTCATCTTCCAGTTCCCGATGTGGTGGTTCTCGATGCCGGCCATCCTGAAGGGCTGGGTCGACCGGGTCTTCGCCTACGGGTTCGCCTATGGCGTGGGCGCCCACGGCGGTGAGCGCTGGGGAGACCGCTACGGAGAAGGCACACTCACGGGGCGGCGGGCCCTGCTCTCCGTCACCATCGGCGGCCGGCCTCCGCACTACACCGACCGCGGGGTCAACGGCGCGCTCGACGACCTGCTCTTCCCCATCCAGCACGGCATCATCTACTACCCCGGGATGGAGGCGCTCCCGCCCTTCAGCGTCTACATGTCCGACCGGCTCACGCTCGAGCAGTGGCCGGCCGTGGCGGCGGACTACCAGGCGCGGCTGGAGGGCCTGTTCACGGATGCGCCCATTCCGTTCCGGCGGCAGAACGGGGGGCACTACGACACCCAGCAGGTCCTCAAGCCGGGGCTCGCGGCCGGCACCGCGGGCACGCGCATCCACCTGCTCCAGCCGGGGGAGCCGGAGCAGGCGCCGCGCACGGCCCCTCGCGATATCTCGCGGGGACTTTGA
- a CDS encoding DinB family protein has protein sequence MNLPSPLPSPDVSLASTPLELLVTHSAWANRQLFSALRSVAAFETQPGADLILRALDHIHVVRCVFQAHLQGVSHGFASPQRAVIPSFQELDLEFELMDRWYVETTASLRPEELQRPRDVRFTDGKVVTMTAAAMLLHVVIHTTHHRGNVDAVMFQTGMPRRRDGVPEFLVSRASAT, from the coding sequence ATGAACCTTCCTTCCCCGCTGCCGTCCCCGGATGTGTCCCTCGCTTCAACGCCTCTCGAGCTCCTCGTCACCCACTCGGCCTGGGCCAATCGACAGCTCTTCAGCGCCCTCCGCTCGGTGGCTGCCTTCGAGACACAGCCGGGCGCGGACCTGATTCTCCGGGCCCTCGACCACATCCACGTCGTCCGGTGCGTCTTCCAGGCACACCTGCAAGGCGTCTCGCACGGCTTCGCGTCGCCGCAGCGCGCGGTCATCCCCTCCTTCCAGGAGCTGGACCTCGAGTTCGAGCTCATGGACCGCTGGTATGTGGAGACCACGGCCTCGCTCCGGCCCGAGGAGCTCCAGCGGCCTCGCGACGTGCGCTTCACCGATGGGAAGGTCGTGACGATGACCGCCGCGGCGATGCTCCTCCACGTGGTCATCCACACCACCCATCACCGGGGGAACGTGGACGCCGTCATGTTCCAGACCGGGATGCCTCGCCGCAGGGATGGCGTCCCCGAGTTCCTCGTCAGTCGAGCGTCCGCCACGTGA
- a CDS encoding winged helix-turn-helix transcriptional regulator yields the protein MTRKRDDDSKTNCPVESALGVLGGRWKGVVLYWLLKGTHRFGELRKRLPNCSARMLTLQLRELEEDGLVKRTVYPEVPPRVEYELSAFGRSLEPVLRGLHDWGDKYKSRLRRAA from the coding sequence ATGACTCGCAAGCGCGACGACGACTCGAAGACGAACTGCCCGGTGGAGTCCGCCCTGGGGGTCCTCGGTGGGCGTTGGAAGGGGGTGGTGCTGTACTGGTTGCTGAAGGGCACGCACCGCTTCGGCGAGCTGCGCAAGCGGCTGCCGAACTGCAGCGCGCGCATGCTCACGCTTCAGCTGCGGGAGCTGGAGGAGGACGGGCTCGTCAAGCGCACGGTCTACCCGGAGGTCCCGCCGCGCGTGGAGTACGAGCTCTCCGCCTTCGGCCGCTCCCTGGAGCCGGTGCTCCGGGGCCTCCACGACTGGGGGGACAAGTACAAGAGCCGCCTGCGGCGCGCGGCGTGA
- a CDS encoding M28 family metallopeptidase, whose amino-acid sequence MRPTSLLTSLFLLPSLALAAPTPDAERWWSHVQYLADDSLQGRDTGSEGYRQAAEYVAQELAALGVKPGVGDSYLQEVPLISRQLVDASSRLTLVRGKKSTPLVIGRDAILSVRTGEAGQVEAPLVFVGYGLSIPEAGHDDLAGVDLRGKIAVYLQGGPANVSGPLRAHSSSQAERGKALRKAGAIGTVLLLNPKLAETPWSRVASSRFQPAMTFADPTLDETLGMKVALTVNPDHARKLFVGARHSFQEVLKLADTNQPLPRFELPARLRASAERKATRASSPNVVGQLPGSDPVLAREYVVLTAHLDHVGIGQPVNGDTLYNGAMDNATGVAAVLEVARALQARKPRRSILFLLVTGEEKGLLGSRYFARRPTVPEGSIVANFNLDMFLPLFPLERLVAHGKEESTLLAPLLEVASKHGVKLIPDAEPNRMLFIRSDQYSFVREGVPALFFKFGYEPGSAEERLYKNWYAKNYHSPSDDAHQPMDKEAAVKFVQMLGDLTLAVANTPERPRWNDTSFFRRFAPGEASHDTP is encoded by the coding sequence ATGCGCCCTACATCTCTGCTGACGTCCCTGTTCCTGTTGCCCTCGCTGGCCCTCGCCGCCCCAACCCCGGACGCGGAGCGTTGGTGGAGTCACGTCCAGTACCTCGCGGACGACTCTCTGCAGGGGCGGGATACGGGCAGTGAGGGATACCGCCAGGCCGCGGAGTATGTCGCCCAGGAGCTCGCGGCGCTCGGCGTGAAGCCCGGGGTGGGCGACAGCTATCTCCAGGAGGTCCCCCTCATCTCCCGACAGCTCGTGGATGCGAGCTCACGCCTGACACTGGTGCGCGGCAAGAAGAGCACGCCGCTCGTCATTGGCCGGGATGCCATCCTCTCCGTGCGCACGGGCGAGGCGGGACAGGTGGAGGCACCGCTCGTCTTCGTGGGGTATGGCCTGTCCATCCCGGAGGCAGGGCACGACGACCTGGCCGGTGTGGACCTGCGGGGGAAGATCGCCGTCTACCTCCAGGGAGGCCCCGCGAACGTGTCCGGTCCTCTTCGCGCCCACTCCAGCTCCCAGGCCGAGCGCGGCAAGGCGCTGCGGAAGGCGGGCGCTATCGGCACGGTGTTGCTGCTCAACCCCAAGCTCGCGGAGACCCCCTGGTCCCGCGTCGCCTCGTCCCGGTTCCAGCCCGCGATGACCTTCGCGGACCCCACCCTGGACGAGACCCTGGGGATGAAGGTGGCGCTCACCGTCAATCCGGACCATGCGCGGAAGCTGTTCGTCGGGGCTCGGCACTCGTTCCAGGAGGTGCTGAAGCTCGCGGACACGAACCAGCCGCTGCCGCGCTTCGAGCTGCCCGCCCGGTTGCGGGCAAGCGCCGAGCGGAAGGCGACTCGCGCGTCATCTCCCAATGTCGTGGGGCAGCTGCCGGGCAGTGACCCGGTGCTGGCTCGCGAGTATGTGGTCCTCACCGCGCACCTGGACCATGTCGGCATCGGCCAGCCCGTCAACGGCGACACCCTCTACAACGGCGCCATGGACAACGCGACGGGGGTGGCCGCGGTGCTGGAAGTAGCGCGTGCGCTTCAGGCGAGGAAGCCCCGGCGCTCCATCCTGTTCCTCCTGGTGACGGGCGAGGAGAAGGGCCTGCTCGGCTCACGCTACTTCGCGCGGCGCCCCACCGTGCCCGAGGGGTCCATCGTCGCCAACTTCAACCTGGACATGTTCCTGCCGCTGTTCCCCCTCGAGCGACTCGTGGCCCATGGCAAGGAGGAGTCGACCTTGCTCGCGCCGCTCCTGGAGGTCGCCTCGAAGCATGGCGTGAAGCTGATCCCGGATGCGGAGCCCAACCGCATGCTGTTCATCCGCAGCGACCAGTATTCCTTCGTCCGCGAGGGAGTGCCGGCGCTGTTCTTCAAGTTCGGCTACGAGCCCGGCTCCGCCGAGGAGCGCCTCTACAAGAACTGGTACGCGAAGAACTATCACTCGCCCTCGGATGACGCGCACCAGCCCATGGACAAGGAGGCGGCCGTCAAGTTCGTCCAGATGCTCGGGGACCTGACGCTCGCGGTCGCCAACACGCCGGAGCGTCCTCGCTGGAATGACACCAGCTTCTTCCGCCGCTTCGCCCCCGGCGAAGCCAGCCACGACACGCCCTGA